From the Rhinolophus sinicus isolate RSC01 linkage group LG02, ASM3656204v1, whole genome shotgun sequence genome, one window contains:
- the THNSL1 gene encoding threonine synthase-like 1 — MLHFNRCQHLKQITQKCFSVIHVKTDQHAQLFLSRTFALAELRKSWHSTHSLIGDKNIILMGPPGAGKTTVGRIIGQKLGCCVIDVDDDILEKTWNMSVSKKLQDVGNEQFLEEEGKAVLNFSASGSVISLTGSNPMHEASMWHLKKNGIIVYLDVPLIDIVSRLKLMKIDRIVGQNSGTSVIDLLKFRRLYYKKWYDTRVFCESGASAEEVANKVLNAVERYQDVDSETFISTRYIWPKDCEQKVSTKFFSEAVIEGLASDGGLFVPQKEFPKLNSGEWKRLVEATYVERAQILLEKCIHPADIPAARLGEMIETAYGENFACSKIAPVRHLSGNQFMLELFHGPTGSFKDLSLQLMPHMFTHCIPPSCNYMILVATSGDTGSAVLNGFSRLNKNDKQRIAVATFFPDNGVSDFQKAQIIGSQKENGWAVGVKSDFDFCQTAIKRIFKDSDFTGFLTVEYGTVLSSANSINWGRLLPQVVYHASAYLDLVSQGFISFGSPVDVCIPTGNFGNILAAVYAKMMGIPIRKFICASNQNHVLTDFIKTGHYDLRERKLAQTFSPAIDILKSSNLERHLHLMANKDGQLMTKLFNQLEEQHHFQIEKSLVEKLQQDFVADWCTEEECLAAIHSTYNTSGYILDPHTAVAKVVADRMQDKTCPVIVSSTAHYSKFTPAIMQALKIKEINQISSSQLYLLSSYNALPPPHEALLERAKQQEKMEYQVCVADVNVLKSHVEKLIQNQFI, encoded by the coding sequence atgctcCACTTTAACCGATGTCAGCATCTGAAACAAATAACccagaaatgtttttctgttaTACATGTTAAAACGGATCAACATGCCCAGCTATTTCTTTCAAGAACCTTTGCACTTGCAGAATTAAGGAAGTCGTGGCACTCAACCCACTCTCTTATTGGAGACAAAAATATTATCCTGATGGGACCGCCTGGTGCCGGGAAAACAACAGTAGGCAGAATAATAGGTCAGAAATTGGGTTGTTGTGTCATAGATGTGGATGATGATATCCTTGAAAAAACCTGGAATATGAGTGTGTCTAAAAAATTACAGGATGTTGGTAATGAGCAATttttagaagaggaaggaaaagctgTGTTAAACTTCTCTGCATCTGGAAGTGTGATTTCCCTTACGGGGTCCAATCCAATGCATGAGGCTAGCATGTGGCAtctgaagaaaaatggaataattgTGTACCTGGATGTACCTCTAATAGATATAGTTAGTCgtctaaaattaatgaaaatagatAGAATTGTAGGTCAGAATTCTGGAACATCTGTGATAGACTTACTTAAATTTAGAAGACTGTATTATAAGAAGTGGTATGATACTCGTGTTTTTTGTGAAAGTGGGGCTTCCGCAGAGGAGGTAGCCAACAAAGTGCTGAATGCAGTTGAAAGATACCAAGATGTCGACTCAGAAACATTCATTTCAACAAGATACATTTGGCCTAAAGACTGTGAACAGAAGGTTTCAACAAAATTCTTTAGCGAAGCTGTGATTGAAGGGTTAGCTTCTGATGGTGGACTCTTTGTTCCTCAGAAGGAATTTCCAAAATTAAACTCTGGGGAGTGGAAAAGACTTGTAGAAGCAACCTATGTAGAAAGAGCACAAATATTATTGGAAAAGTGTATACATCCTGCTGATATACCTGCTGCCAGACTGGGAGAAATGATTGAAACTGCTTATGGGGAAAACTTTGCCTGCTCAAAAATTGCCCCTGTCAGGCACCTTTCAGGCAACCAGTTTATGCTGGAGTTGTTTCATGGACCAACAGGATCATTTAAAGATTTGTCTTTACAGCTTATGCCTCATATGTTTACACACTGTATTCCACCAAGTTGCAATTATATGATACTGGTAGCGACTTCAGGAGACACAGGGAGTGCCGTCTTAAATGGTTTTAGTCGTCTTAACAAAAATGACAAGCAAAGAATAGCCGTGGCCACATTTTTCCCTGATAATGGAGTAAGTGATTTTCAAAAAGCACAAATAATTGGtagtcagaaagaaaatggatgggCAGTAGGTGTCAAGTCAGATTTTGATTTTTGCCAGACAgctataaaaagaatttttaaagattctgATTTTACTGGCTTTCTTACTGTGGAATATGGAACAGTCTTAAGTTCAGCTAATTCCATAAACTGGGGCCGGCTGCTTCCCCAAGTAGTTTATCATGCTTCTGCATATCTTGATCTTGTTAGCCAAGGATTTATTTCTTTTGGAAGCCCAGTGGATGTCTGCATTCCCACAGGAAACTTTGGTAATATTTTAGCAGCAGTGTATGCCAAAATGATGGGAATTCCTATTCGAAAATTTATTTGTGCCTCTAATCAGAACCATGTTTTGactgattttataaaaacagGACATTATGAtctaagggaaagaaaattagcACAGACCTTTTCCCCAGCAATAGATATTCTCAAATCTTCAAACCTGGAACGACATTTACACTTGATGGCTAATAAAGATGGACAGttaatgacaaaattatttaACCAATTAGAAGAGCAGCATCACTTCCAGATAGAAAAGAGTCTAGTTGAGAAACTTCAGCAGGATTTTGTAGCTGACTGGTGCACTGAGGAAGAGTGCCTTGCAGCTATTCACTCCACCTACAATACTTCAGGGTATATTTTGGATCCACACACTGCTGTTGCAAAAGTGGTTGCAGACAGAATGCAAGACAAAACTTGTCCAGTGATTGTCTCATCAACCGCTCATTACTCAAAGTTCACACCTGCTATCATGCAGGCTTTAAAGATTAAAGAAATCAACCAAATTTCATCAAGTCAGCTttatttactgagttcctacaATGCGTTACCGccaccacatgaggctttattaGAGAGAGCAAAACAGCAAGAGAAGATGGAGTACCAGGTCTGTGTAGCTGATGTGAATGTCCTGAAGAGTCATGTagaaaaactaatacaaaatcaATTCATATAA